From a single Candidatus Delongbacteria bacterium genomic region:
- a CDS encoding PD-(D/E)XK nuclease family transposase: MCRINPKIDIAFKKLFGSEENKDILKSFINSVLPAHEQVKNLELKNPYNLATYISGKSGILDVKAQAE; the protein is encoded by the coding sequence ATGTGCAGAATAAATCCTAAAATAGACATCGCTTTCAAAAAGCTATTCGGTAGTGAAGAAAATAAAGATATTCTTAAAAGTTTTATAAATTCAGTTTTACCTGCTCATGAACAAGTTAAAAACCTTGAACTTAAAAATCCTTACAATTTAGCAACATATATTTCAGGTAAAAGTGGAATACTTGACGTAAAAGCACAAGCTGAA